The proteins below come from a single Treponema phagedenis genomic window:
- a CDS encoding CinA family protein yields the protein MTNAEKVFKALKRQNKMLITAESLTGGLIAEKITEISGASDVLWGAFVVYNPEAKQKLLGISSSFLKTYGIVSEETAKKMAENALKKIGDCNKKLAYAIGITGIAGPTGGTPDTPVGTVCIGIAEKAGDTIIVKTKIEVFSGSRNEIREKAAETALSLLSKYLTEKK from the coding sequence ATGACTAATGCGGAAAAAGTTTTTAAAGCGCTGAAACGACAGAATAAAATGCTGATTACTGCGGAATCTCTTACCGGAGGTTTGATAGCGGAGAAAATAACTGAAATTTCAGGTGCATCCGATGTGCTTTGGGGGGCCTTTGTGGTATATAATCCTGAGGCGAAACAAAAGCTTTTGGGAATTTCTAGCTCATTTTTAAAAACTTATGGTATTGTGAGCGAAGAAACCGCAAAGAAAATGGCGGAAAACGCTTTGAAAAAAATTGGAGACTGTAACAAAAAACTGGCTTATGCAATCGGCATTACGGGAATCGCAGGCCCTACCGGGGGTACTCCCGATACTCCTGTCGGAACGGTATGTATCGGTATTGCAGAAAAAGCAGGTGATACTATAATTGTAAAAACAAAAATTGAGGTTTTTTCAGGGTCGCGAAATGAAATTCGGGAGAAAGCAGCTGAAACCGCTTTGAGCTTACTTTCTAAGTACTTGACAGAAAAAAAATAA
- the rpmE gene encoding 50S ribosomal protein L31 → MQKDIHPRYEETKITCACGNVIETKSTVKDLKVEICSACHPFFTGKQKLVDTAGRIDRFKKRYSIKD, encoded by the coding sequence ATGCAAAAGGATATTCATCCTCGTTATGAAGAAACAAAGATTACCTGCGCATGCGGGAACGTTATTGAAACAAAATCTACGGTAAAAGATCTGAAGGTGGAAATTTGTTCAGCCTGCCATCCCTTTTTTACCGGAAAACAAAAGCTTGTTGATACGGCAGGACGTATCGATCGGTTCAAAAAGCGATATAGCATTAAAGATTAA
- a CDS encoding bactofilin family protein has product MKSFEKGKDKNITILGRETIFDGIMKFTENLSIRGKFTGIIDAQGALIVEKDAACKVQYARVVSAAIDGKFEGNITAVDRVEMRTGSVVSGNVTSSRIRIADDVDFEGSVQMLQDTINQNPDIFSIQSEQLKEKFRR; this is encoded by the coding sequence ATGAAAAGCTTTGAGAAAGGAAAAGATAAAAACATTACAATTTTGGGACGAGAAACCATTTTTGACGGTATTATGAAATTTACCGAAAATCTTTCAATCCGAGGAAAATTTACGGGAATTATTGATGCTCAAGGAGCATTAATAGTGGAAAAAGATGCGGCGTGTAAAGTACAATATGCTCGAGTTGTTTCTGCTGCAATAGACGGAAAATTTGAAGGTAATATAACTGCGGTCGATAGGGTAGAAATGCGTACAGGCTCCGTTGTTTCAGGCAATGTTACCTCCTCAAGAATTAGAATAGCCGATGATGTTGATTTTGAAGGTTCTGTACAAATGTTGCAAGATACGATAAACCAAAATCCGGATATTTTTTCGATTCAGTCGGAACAATTAAAAGAAAAATTTAGGCGATAG
- a CDS encoding HU family DNA-binding protein, whose product MKKQKQTRASLTDLIYRKFGYDYRITATIVDSLIEEMASALKRGETIELRNFGVFELQHRKSSIGRNISAGTAVKIPERYVVAFRPGKNLREAVKDYQPDSDK is encoded by the coding sequence ATGAAAAAACAAAAACAAACCCGAGCATCATTAACGGATTTAATATATAGAAAATTCGGCTATGATTACCGTATTACCGCAACAATTGTTGATAGTTTGATTGAAGAAATGGCTTCCGCCTTAAAACGGGGAGAAACCATTGAATTAAGGAATTTCGGTGTGTTTGAGCTGCAGCATAGAAAATCTTCTATAGGAAGAAATATTTCCGCAGGTACAGCTGTAAAAATTCCTGAAAGATATGTTGTTGCGTTTCGTCCCGGAAAAAATTTGCGTGAAGCGGTTAAAGACTATCAACCGGATTCAGATAAATGA
- a CDS encoding NfeD family protein gives MEWYIWLIIGIACIGLELVIPGLVIIFFGFGAVGVGLLTFIPFVDHYLWVQIFLFIIFSFSSLFFLRKRFTGVFTGTVFGEDIKKDAANEFAEVIEEITPHKEGRIKYAGTTWNARSLSEELIPPGTSVRVLRREGMAYVVDV, from the coding sequence ATGGAATGGTATATTTGGCTTATCATCGGAATCGCCTGTATAGGACTTGAATTAGTAATACCCGGCTTGGTAATAATCTTTTTCGGGTTCGGTGCCGTAGGGGTAGGGTTGTTAACCTTTATTCCGTTTGTTGATCATTATCTATGGGTACAAATCTTTCTTTTTATTATATTTTCTTTTTCATCTCTCTTTTTTCTTCGGAAACGATTTACCGGGGTTTTTACCGGCACAGTTTTCGGTGAGGATATCAAAAAAGATGCAGCGAATGAATTTGCGGAAGTGATTGAAGAAATAACTCCGCATAAAGAGGGTCGTATAAAATATGCCGGAACAACGTGGAATGCCCGCTCGTTATCGGAAGAACTTATTCCGCCAGGGACTTCGGTTCGGGTTTTACGTCGCGAGGGCATGGCCTATGTGGTAGATGTATAG
- a CDS encoding (p)ppGpp synthetase, producing the protein MSNTNPPDLPPKKELKKLYTGYIPHFSILLDRLEEHLKVLVKISTTPSYKTRIKTFESYYRKLLKFPQYAENTNFPVLTDLLGIRIICSFLQNLTEVEEILRQYFSIIEVERKGADRTFREFGYESTHILIEIPAEFRVGLTLPKRLILEVQIRTILQDAWAEVEHELVYKSEFSPFDLPLKRKLASINASLSLADIIFQEIRDYQNKLNAELDKRREDFYHKADVFTQSIVLPTVKTDSLSQITDTDINNGDLNRLETIDDLILSAIEAHNKMNFEKATAIYTKILEKTPNDIVMAVVYKHRGMAFFAQGDYQRAYSDFMESIAHNPDNFRIYYYTGIVLSIMGEDAKAIDFFDQSISLNQYQSHVYFRRALAKYRLNRYEAALKDLDISVSRGFSADEEKKLRAAIAKKLDME; encoded by the coding sequence ATGAGCAATACAAATCCACCTGATCTTCCTCCAAAGAAAGAGCTTAAAAAGTTATATACCGGTTATATACCACATTTCAGTATTTTATTGGACCGTTTGGAAGAACATCTAAAAGTATTGGTGAAAATCTCTACTACACCCTCATATAAAACAAGAATTAAGACCTTTGAAAGCTATTATCGTAAACTTCTGAAATTTCCTCAGTATGCAGAAAATACAAATTTTCCCGTATTGACAGATTTACTTGGAATACGGATTATTTGCTCATTTTTGCAAAATTTAACAGAAGTTGAAGAAATCTTACGGCAGTATTTCAGTATTATTGAAGTTGAGCGAAAGGGTGCGGACAGAACGTTTAGAGAATTCGGATATGAATCAACCCATATTCTTATAGAAATACCTGCAGAGTTTCGAGTCGGTTTAACTTTGCCAAAACGACTTATCCTTGAGGTACAAATAAGAACTATTTTGCAAGATGCATGGGCTGAAGTTGAACACGAACTTGTTTATAAATCGGAATTTTCACCTTTTGATTTACCCTTAAAGCGAAAGCTTGCTTCAATAAATGCGAGTCTAAGCCTTGCGGATATCATTTTTCAGGAAATTCGAGACTATCAGAATAAACTGAACGCCGAACTTGACAAACGAAGAGAGGACTTTTATCACAAGGCGGATGTTTTCACACAGAGTATTGTTTTGCCTACTGTAAAAACGGATTCTTTAAGCCAAATAACAGATACGGATATTAACAATGGGGATCTTAATCGTCTGGAAACTATTGATGACTTGATTTTATCCGCAATTGAAGCACATAATAAAATGAATTTTGAAAAAGCTACCGCTATTTATACAAAAATCTTAGAGAAAACTCCAAACGACATAGTTATGGCGGTTGTATATAAGCATCGAGGAATGGCTTTCTTTGCTCAAGGAGATTATCAAAGAGCATATAGTGATTTTATGGAAAGCATTGCACATAATCCTGATAATTTCCGGATTTATTATTATACGGGGATTGTTTTAAGTATTATGGGGGAGGATGCAAAAGCCATTGATTTTTTTGATCAATCAATATCTTTAAATCAATATCAGTCTCATGTGTATTTTCGAAGAGCTTTAGCGAAATATCGATTAAATCGATACGAAGCAGCTTTAAAAGATCTTGATATTTCGGTTTCGCGCGGATTTAGTGCCGATGAAGAAAAAAAATTACGTGCGGCTATTGCAAAAAAGCTTGATATGGAGTAA
- a CDS encoding GerMN domain-containing protein has product MIFFNKTRIICWSILGILIIVLSLGYVTGTKRVRYLLFFQNLRNGNISCEQRYVPVQKFEDPVTALVSELLLGPQNHDFLRFADPETQANSCFVRGSDLYLDLPASILAPKIKTPDFHTVYELLKKNIFLNCKNVKQLYLYIDGRAAYETAYNTEE; this is encoded by the coding sequence ATGATTTTTTTTAATAAAACGCGGATAATTTGCTGGAGCATTCTCGGAATACTGATAATTGTGCTGAGTCTCGGATATGTTACGGGAACGAAGAGGGTGCGGTACCTTCTTTTTTTCCAAAATTTAAGAAACGGAAACATTTCTTGTGAACAAAGATATGTGCCTGTACAGAAATTTGAAGATCCGGTAACCGCACTGGTTTCCGAATTATTACTTGGACCGCAAAATCATGATTTTTTGAGATTTGCGGATCCTGAAACACAAGCGAACAGCTGCTTTGTACGAGGATCGGATTTGTACCTTGATTTACCTGCATCAATTCTTGCACCGAAGATCAAAACACCCGATTTTCATACCGTGTACGAATTGCTGAAAAAAAACATTTTTCTTAATTGCAAAAATGTCAAACAGCTTTACCTTTATATTGACGGTAGGGCTGCGTATGAAACTGCCTATAATACGGAAGAGTAA
- the rpsT gene encoding 30S ribosomal protein S20, which yields MSNSASATKRHKQSEVRRIKNRAVKSAARTCAKKYLVAVGEKDAEKAQGLLRDLTKQLDTAARKGIISKNAAARKKSRMQKFYNISFA from the coding sequence GTGAGTAACAGTGCATCTGCAACAAAGCGACATAAGCAAAGCGAAGTTCGGCGCATTAAAAATAGGGCGGTAAAATCTGCCGCACGAACGTGCGCAAAAAAATATCTTGTGGCTGTCGGAGAAAAAGACGCGGAAAAAGCTCAAGGGCTATTACGAGATTTAACAAAGCAGCTTGATACCGCAGCACGAAAAGGCATCATTAGCAAAAATGCTGCTGCAAGAAAAAAATCCCGCATGCAAAAATTTTATAACATTTCTTTTGCATAA
- a CDS encoding N-acetylmuramoyl-L-alanine amidase: MNGDKRIKTVLYAIIFFVFTSAIFAEGDYVSALDTAEKLNTFLSWDPLSEDFYFSKSGHRAQCRVGLPMMLLSGKELVFIAPPKIINSVLSISKETAIRLESFFGYSLEQPIYRIGAILIDPGHGGKDPGTHGSYTENGKTIVVKEKDITLKTSKELYELLKVRYPDKKILMTRYDDSFPTLDERVEMANSVKLNKYEAILYISVHANYSWNSKASGFEVWYLPPEYRREVISKDAVSKEIFPIVNSMLEEEFTMESIMIAQSILDGLDASIGKQSKKRGIMEQAWFVVRNAKMPSVLIELGFVSNPTEVRLLNTPSYLKKCAEGIYNGLVSFITHFEGSGGFTGEGRKKL, from the coding sequence ATGAACGGAGATAAAAGAATAAAGACAGTATTATATGCTATCATATTTTTTGTTTTTACCTCCGCAATCTTTGCCGAAGGAGATTATGTTTCCGCATTGGATACGGCAGAAAAGCTGAATACCTTTTTAAGCTGGGATCCGCTTTCAGAAGATTTTTATTTTTCTAAAAGCGGGCATCGTGCACAGTGCAGGGTTGGATTGCCAATGATGCTTTTGAGCGGAAAAGAGCTGGTTTTTATTGCTCCGCCTAAAATCATCAACTCGGTTTTAAGTATTAGCAAAGAAACCGCTATTCGCCTGGAAAGCTTTTTCGGGTATTCTCTTGAGCAGCCGATTTATCGAATTGGAGCTATTTTAATTGATCCCGGGCACGGAGGAAAGGATCCGGGAACACACGGCTCGTATACGGAAAATGGCAAAACGATTGTTGTAAAGGAAAAAGATATAACGCTTAAAACATCAAAAGAGCTGTATGAACTTTTGAAAGTGCGGTACCCCGATAAAAAAATTTTGATGACGAGGTATGATGACTCTTTTCCTACATTGGATGAGCGGGTAGAAATGGCAAACAGCGTGAAGCTTAATAAGTATGAGGCAATACTGTATATTTCTGTCCATGCAAACTATTCATGGAATAGCAAGGCGTCCGGGTTTGAAGTTTGGTATCTGCCGCCTGAGTATCGGAGAGAAGTGATAAGCAAAGACGCTGTTTCAAAAGAGATTTTCCCCATTGTGAACTCTATGCTTGAAGAGGAATTTACGATGGAAAGCATTATGATTGCCCAAAGCATACTTGACGGGTTAGATGCAAGTATTGGCAAGCAAAGTAAAAAAAGAGGCATAATGGAGCAAGCATGGTTCGTTGTGCGGAATGCAAAAATGCCAAGTGTTTTAATAGAGCTTGGGTTTGTCAGCAATCCTACAGAGGTGCGTTTGTTAAATACTCCCTCGTACTTGAAAAAATGCGCGGAAGGTATATATAATGGCTTAGTGTCATTTATAACCCATTTTGAAGGTTCGGGAGGTTTTACCGGTGAAGGCCGGAAAAAATTATGA
- the lnt gene encoding apolipoprotein N-acyltransferase, translated as MIELLKKRCARKDALSVFAINFLFLIIAALLFAVAHPNPLFSHGFPPAAYIAFLPVFLLIQRTTLIFSFFWGALYGIASYSLFAYWLAVFHPVALYVVIIIYAFFLSIVFFLLKLADRYFPKYGFILQWLIWLGYEYCKTVGFLGFPYGIIGYSQWRVVFLLQIAAIFGVWAVSAIVVFPSAWLAASLKGSHGLKGAGKNVSALFIEHKLSACIWVVAFFLVSIFGFFSQKDYSAEKKMRLALIQPNSDPWQGNIETYKQDFQILAKLSDEALLHEPETELVVWPETAFIPRIDWHYRYREDRAAFNLVSDLLTYIDSKNTAFLIGNDDAIKANVNGFPERLDYNAALLFIPQKNTIPPQPAKYWKKHLVPFTEHFPYKSIFPNIHQLLIEHDTHFWEKGAEFSVFNVNAVKFSVPICFEDSFGYISREFIKRGAQVLINISNDAWAKSLPCQNQHLSMAVFRAVENRVSMVRATASGQTVAIDPNGRIIAEAEPFVQTFLSAEIPVIAKPSSLYLFFGDGLGVFFLIAGLGLLINGLIQNIVSKKDE; from the coding sequence ATGATCGAGTTATTAAAAAAACGCTGTGCGAGGAAAGACGCACTTTCAGTTTTTGCAATAAATTTTCTTTTTTTAATTATAGCTGCTCTTTTGTTTGCAGTTGCACATCCGAATCCGCTTTTTTCGCACGGCTTCCCGCCGGCTGCATACATTGCTTTTTTACCTGTTTTTTTGCTTATTCAACGAACAACCCTTATCTTTTCGTTTTTTTGGGGCGCGTTGTACGGCATTGCAAGTTATAGTTTATTTGCCTATTGGCTGGCGGTTTTTCATCCGGTTGCCTTATATGTTGTTATCATAATTTATGCGTTTTTTTTGAGTATTGTTTTTTTTCTTTTAAAACTTGCGGATCGCTATTTTCCGAAATATGGGTTTATCCTCCAATGGCTTATTTGGCTTGGATATGAGTACTGTAAAACAGTTGGATTTTTAGGTTTTCCTTATGGCATCATCGGGTATTCTCAATGGCGCGTTGTTTTTTTATTGCAGATTGCCGCAATTTTCGGTGTTTGGGCAGTTTCAGCTATTGTGGTATTTCCGTCAGCCTGGCTTGCTGCAAGCTTGAAAGGTTCTCATGGGCTCAAAGGTGCCGGAAAAAACGTATCGGCATTGTTTATTGAACATAAACTTTCTGCCTGCATATGGGTTGTTGCTTTTTTTCTGGTAAGTATTTTCGGCTTTTTTTCTCAAAAAGATTATTCAGCCGAAAAAAAAATGAGGTTGGCACTTATTCAACCGAACTCGGATCCATGGCAGGGAAATATTGAGACTTATAAACAAGATTTTCAGATTCTCGCCAAGCTTTCGGATGAAGCCCTTTTACATGAACCGGAAACCGAGCTTGTTGTGTGGCCTGAAACAGCTTTTATACCGAGGATTGATTGGCACTATCGGTACCGTGAAGATAGGGCTGCTTTTAATCTTGTGTCCGATTTGCTTACTTATATCGATTCAAAAAATACAGCCTTTTTGATTGGAAATGATGATGCGATAAAAGCAAATGTGAATGGATTTCCGGAAAGGCTTGATTATAATGCGGCTCTTTTATTTATTCCCCAAAAAAATACAATACCGCCGCAACCTGCAAAATACTGGAAAAAGCATCTGGTGCCTTTTACTGAACATTTTCCGTATAAAAGTATTTTTCCGAATATCCATCAATTGCTGATAGAACATGATACTCATTTTTGGGAAAAGGGGGCTGAATTTTCCGTTTTTAATGTAAATGCTGTTAAATTTTCCGTTCCGATCTGTTTTGAGGATAGTTTCGGGTATATCTCGCGGGAGTTTATAAAACGCGGTGCTCAGGTATTAATAAATATTTCAAATGATGCTTGGGCAAAAAGCTTGCCGTGCCAAAATCAACATTTAAGCATGGCGGTATTTCGAGCAGTGGAAAACCGCGTTTCAATGGTGCGTGCAACCGCTTCAGGGCAGACGGTTGCTATTGATCCGAACGGTAGAATTATTGCAGAGGCAGAGCCCTTTGTGCAAACTTTTTTATCCGCTGAAATTCCCGTAATAGCGAAGCCTTCTTCTTTGTATCTTTTTTTTGGGGATGGTTTGGGAGTATTTTTTTTGATTGCTGGCTTGGGACTCTTGATTAATGGTTTGATACAAAATATAGTTAGTAAAAAGGATGAATAA
- a CDS encoding flagellar filament outer layer protein FlaA — protein MKRTFILGAIALLFSGAIAVAEQATLIDFGKLNADIVPDKNGNMTQNRRTIMDYGAVAGASYTDEQKAAMRSSLAIGQWEVILNSSSKNPVSVAVSHAVEAPVSEEAKSFAGERLLGVRVEFPTWNNNANAVIKPAFLIPAYETMTQVDDEGNLQEPSEEDKASGKGRFEDGYGAVNNVGVIKSIAVNTYGLNFPHGLFVLLRDQNNEVHRHFMGYLLFDGWKELVWNNPQYITDVKSREVRLYPVYPLAMPRVTFDGFLITRDAAHDGGPYIGYFKDVKVIYDKAVLNTARDFADEDIWGIQTAREMERKKIEVARFGQKQVLNYLEQQKMATETGFAPSEGSEAAREQGGQAEAAAAE, from the coding sequence ATGAAAAGAACATTTATACTTGGTGCAATCGCATTATTATTTTCAGGTGCAATTGCTGTCGCAGAACAGGCAACTCTTATTGACTTCGGGAAACTGAATGCCGATATTGTTCCGGACAAAAATGGTAACATGACTCAGAACCGCCGAACTATTATGGACTACGGTGCTGTTGCAGGAGCTTCGTATACCGATGAGCAGAAAGCAGCGATGAGATCATCGTTAGCAATCGGTCAGTGGGAAGTTATATTAAACTCTTCCTCGAAGAATCCTGTTTCCGTAGCGGTATCGCATGCGGTAGAGGCTCCGGTAAGTGAAGAAGCTAAAAGCTTTGCCGGAGAAAGGTTGCTTGGTGTGCGCGTTGAATTTCCGACTTGGAATAATAATGCAAATGCTGTGATTAAACCTGCCTTCCTGATTCCTGCCTATGAAACGATGACACAGGTTGATGATGAAGGAAATCTTCAGGAACCCAGTGAAGAAGATAAAGCTTCCGGAAAGGGTCGGTTTGAAGACGGCTACGGGGCTGTAAATAACGTTGGTGTAATTAAATCCATTGCCGTTAATACTTATGGATTGAATTTCCCGCACGGTTTATTTGTTTTGCTCAGAGATCAAAACAACGAAGTTCACCGCCATTTTATGGGATATCTTCTCTTTGACGGTTGGAAAGAACTTGTGTGGAACAACCCGCAATACATTACCGATGTAAAGAGCAGAGAAGTTCGTTTATATCCTGTATATCCGCTGGCTATGCCGCGAGTAACCTTTGACGGTTTCTTAATCACCAGAGATGCAGCGCATGATGGAGGTCCGTATATCGGTTATTTTAAAGACGTCAAAGTTATTTATGACAAAGCAGTATTAAATACCGCTCGCGACTTTGCAGATGAGGATATCTGGGGAATTCAGACTGCTCGCGAAATGGAGCGTAAAAAGATTGAAGTTGCTCGTTTTGGACAAAAACAAGTGCTTAACTATCTTGAGCAGCAAAAAATGGCTACCGAAACAGGTTTTGCTCCTTCCGAGGGATCAGAAGCAGCTCGTGAACAGGGTGGACAAGCAGAAGCTGCAGCAGCAGAGTAA